The region AGCAGTTAGCTGAAGGCGGCAATTTATTCTTCACGGTTGGTGAAGATGGCGAACTGACCGCCACGCCGTTTCCAAAGATGAATACGTATGGACTTACAGAGTTGCTGACAAATAACGCTCAGGGAACAACATCCAAAGAAGACGGTACTCGAAAGATTGACGCTATCCGTAAGGAAAACCCTGTTTTGGCTACTCGGATAGAAACTGAGTTCGCCAACCGCAAGCTTAAACTGCTGAGTAAAGTTTACTTCAACGAGCCCTACACAAAATTAACCCGGCTGGAAACGCCACAGAAAGCTTTCTTTGAATCGGGGACACATGCCTGTTATCTCACAGGAGAGTCATTGAAGCGACTGGTTGATGCTCAGAATATTTCGCCTTTTATCTCCGGGATCAGTGCTTTCAGTTCACACCGGAATGCTAACGACAAAAAAATAAGCTGGAAAGCGTTGTATCTAAGTCGTTTTGCGGCAGCTACCTGCTTTTATCAGTACCCTAGTAAGTTACGTGATTCGTTGAACGTATATCTGGTTTACTCCGATAATTTGACCAATCTGTACGAATTATTACGGGATAAATTCGACGCTATTACCCGTCCGTCAGATGTGCTTCGGCAACAGGAATTTATTGCCAATTTCCCTCAGTCTGACGAGAACAATCCACTTGGCAGGGCAGGGGATTTTATTGGGCGAAACGAAAATCTGTTTTATCTGCTCTTCACGCTTTACAACAACGTGATGGGCAAGAGGCAACCCTTGGAGTACAAAGAATTACTTCAACAGCTTGGCATTGCAGATCGGAGCGTTGGCATTGTCTCATTACGGGCAGAGTCTTTTGCGGCTACTATGCGGCCCAACCAGTACGAAAACCTTCACCATGTCAAGTTTGTGTTTGCCCTTATTCACAAATTAGAGCAACAGGGTGTGTCTATCCCGCTTGTGTGGCAGAGTCTCAAAATCATTAAACCTTCCCTTCAATCGAACCGGGATCGCTACCGGATGGAACGCCAGTTTCGAGAGCGTTTTGTCGGAAAGGTGCTGAATGCACAAAGCGTTTTGGCTGATATGGAGGGCTTCTTTAATGATTGCTACGGATACTTACTCGACGTACTAAACGAACCCGGTAAAAGCATTGGCTTTAAACGTTATAACGACCTAGTTAAATTTATAACTCATTATGAACTCATTGTTAACCAGAAAATTATGCAGAACGAAGAATTGCAAAAACGTGCCCTTGGTTTAGGGTCGCAAGTAGGGCAGGGCATTCTGAACTATAACCAGAATGACCGAAAAACCAATGCCAGGCAAGGGCGTAAGTACATTATAGCCCTGAGAAAAGCCAATCAGTTTGCCGGATTTATGGACCAGCTTTCGCGGGTGCAATCCCGGTTTACACTTAGCATCAGTCGTGATTTACTTGAGGGTATCAATGAAGACAACTATGCCTGGATTAAGCAATTCGTGATTATCTCAGCACTCAATCAAGTCAATTCTGAACTCAGCCCAAAATCTGATAAATCCTAAAACTAATGAAGACGAATAGCCTAACTATTACTTACCTATCTAAAGTATCGTTTGCCAGCTTAAACGGGGGCGACAAGGAAGTGGACAATATTGTGACAATTAAGAAGGTCACAATGGATAATGGCGACCAATTGCCTTATCTATCTTCACAGGCTGTGCGCCGTGCCCTTCGTGACAAACTTGAAGAACTAGGCTGGCCCGTTTCCCCTGTTGCGAAAGCCAGCGAAGATAAAGGTGCCGCCAAAACACAGCTTGACCCCGTTCAATACATTGATGATGATTTGTTTGGCTTTATGGATGCCGCGAAGGGCAAAGAAGCTGAAAAAGGAAAGGCTACTGTTCGAACATCACCCGTACGCGTTGAGTCCCTATTAGCTCTGTCTAAGTTTCAGGAGGACTTAGACTTCGGCACTAACTACATGGCGAAAAAGGTAGAAGGTGGTCAGCCCAATATTTTTGAGACCGAAATTCATTCTGGCATTTACCGGGGCACCATATTGATTGAACTAGACCGTGTTGGAGCAGGTGAGGGCTTTGAAAAAGCGGGTAAGTTGTCGGCCGATGAGCGGACAAAACGTGTGCAGGGGTTGCTAGATGCTTTTCAAACCATGTGGAGTTCTGGTCGGCAATCGCGGTTCCTTTCTGATATATCGCCCAAATTTATGGCGGCTGCGTGCATGAGTTCAAAAAACCCTGTGTTTCTGGAAGCTTTAAAAGTTGACCGAAGCGGACAAGTAGATGTACCAGCTTTACAAACTGTCCTATCTGATTACGAGACGTTTATAAATTCATCCGTATTGGCAACGCAGGAAGGTGTTTTTGGCAAAGCTGATGGCGTAATGAGCTTGAAAGATGGGTTTGCTACTATGAAGCAATGGGTGAAAGAGTATTATGCAGCCAATTAACCCACTCAATTATGCTGTGCTGTACCATTGAATTGAAATCTGTTACAGCCTCGTTTCGGAACCCGGAGTTTCAAAATTTTCACAAGTCATTTCCGTTACCCCCGCCAACTGCCCTTATTGGACTGGCGGGGGCGGCTCTTGGGCTTTCGCCCCGGATGGCTCAGGATTTTTTAGACACAAACCAGTTCCAGGCGGGGGTATCAGGTAAAGGCGAGGGAATGACTCGCGACCTGTGGAAATATGACCGACTGACAGGAACTGGCAGTAGCATTATTTTACGCGAAATCTATGTAAATCCGCACTACAGGCTTGTCTTTGGGAGCGATAACCATGAGGCTGTGGAGCAACTTAAGGCGGCTTTCGACAGTCCGGTTTATGCACTGACTCTGGGCCAAAGCGATTCACTGGCAAAAATCGTGCGTACTACGCTGACCGATGCAGTAGTTGAAGGACAAACACTTGAAAACACATTGGTGGAAGGAGATATTGTTCCGGCTATTCTAGAGCAAGTCCTTTATGGTGGTACGTTTTCGCTAAGCCTAAGTACATCTGATCCAATTGCTTATCAACTTCCAACTCGCTTTAACTACAAGGCAGATTACGGTATGAGAACTGTCTCGGAGCGAAAACTATTTTCGTTTGTCGGTCCCCAAGTTACATTTCAAAATCGAACGTTCTCCGGTGTGCAGGTGGGTGATGTATTTGTTCCGCTTTTTAAGATTTGATGGCTATGCTGGATCATTTATTAGCGAAAACAGAAAATCGAGAATCGCTGGGAAAGCATACCGACTTGGTGTTGAAAGCATGGCTCCAATTACGTGATCGTTATGCGACTGTGTTAGGAGAAGACGAGCAATTTTGGTTCGATAGCTTCATTGCTGCCTTATTCCATGATTTCGGAAAAGCATCCGTCAACTTTCAGAATATGCTGTTAGCTATTCTGAAAGAGCCTATTGCTGAAAAAGGATATGACCCTATGCGACACGAATTTCTTTCGGGGTTGTTGCTGGCGGCTCATACAATACTGGTAACGCGTAGTCGTAAAGATTTGTCGGCAAATCCAGCTCAATTATTTGCTGTTTTTACGCATCATAAAGATTTTACACCTGATCTTTTTTGTCAAGATGCTATCAAGCAATGGAAGATCAAACCGAATGATGCAGGTGCATTTTTTGCTTATGCCCGTCAGCGTATACAAGAACACTATCCTGACAAAGGAGACTTTCTAAACGGAATAGAAGCAGCCTGGGAGTTCATGGCTAATAAGCCAGCCAGTTTATTATTGAGCGTTAAAGACAGAGCTATTACTGAGCCAACATTAGCCCGTTTAAAAGAACAACGAGAGTATAGCTATCGCAAAACCTATTTACTACATAAAGCCTTACTCGTTATTGCCGACTGGACGGCTTCGGGTCATCGAAACCTTGAAGAACCACTGCGTTACGATGAAGAGTTGATTCGCCGAAAAGTAGCTGAACGGGTGCAGAAAGCAGGAGGTACGTTTACGGGCTTTAGAGAGTTTCAGGATAAAAGCGGTCAGATAGCTGGCAATGTCTTGGCCATTGCACCCACTGGAAGCGGTAAAACGGAAGCATCTTTGTTATGGGCCAGCCAGCGGGAAGGTTTTGAGAAAATAGTCTATCTACTGCCAACTCGTGTTACAGCTAATTCGCTTTATCTACGTTTAGGGGAGTATTTTGGTAAAGCGTCTGATGGAGTCGATGACTACACGGCCGTTGTCCATTCATCGGCCAAACTGTTTCGACTGGAATTAGACGAAACATACAGCAATTTCAACTATCTGCGTGAAGCTGCGTTTTTTAAGGCTGTAACTGTCGCGACAGTTGACCAGATGCTTACGCAGGGTTTTAATCTTGGCTGGTGGGAAATGAAGACGTTTCACCTGTTCAGAGCCAAGGTTATTATTGACGAAGTTCATGCGTATGCGCCCTATACATTAGGGCTAATAGTTGCATCAATTCGCTACTTACGACAAAACTTCCAAACGCAGTTCTACATCATGACGGCTACCATGCCGCAGAAGTTACAAGCTCTATTAACACGTGAGTTAGGAAATGACGTAACGGTACTACGCGATCAGGAATTGCTGGATAAAAAGCGAAATGTTTTTCATGTCGAAGATAGAACCATCGACCAATTACGTCCCGACATTGAACAGGATTTGAAAGCAGGGAAGAAAGTATTAGTTGTTGTTAATACTGTCGATGAGGCTATTCGGTTGTACGACCAATATGCTGACTATAAGCCGATTTGTTATCACTCCCGTTTTATCGTCAAGCACCGTACCGAAAAGGAACAAGCGATCCTGAACAACGAAAAGGAGAAACCTAAAGAAGGATTTTTGTTGATTGCTACCCAAGTCGTAGAAGTCTCGCTTGATATTGATTACCAGTCACTTTATACCGAGAATGCGCCCATAGATGCTATTATTCAACGAGCTGGACGAATCAACCGCAAACGTAGAGATGAGCCGGGTAAAGTTGTGGTTTTTCCACATTCAGAGGTGGCAGAAAAGCATGTGTACGATTATCCAGCAGGTATATTGAATACAACCCTTGACGTATTGAAACAACATCAGGGCGTAGCTGTGTCAGAGCAGGATTTACTTAATATGGTGGAAGAAGTGTACAAAGACTGGAATGTTGAGAACGAGGAGTTATACAAAGATGAACTATCTAAATATGAGCGTTTAGTACGAGATAAATGCAGTTATCTATACGATTTCAGCGAAGACATGGAACAGGTATTTACTCGTGAAGGGCTTGATACCGTTAGTATCATTCCAGATTGTTTTAAGCCTGAATTAGTATCCGCAAGTGTCTTAGAAAAAAGTAAGCACGAAGTAGCAATACGAAACCATCGCTTTAAATCTGGTAAACATACTAGCGATAAAGATCATAGCTGGTTTAAGTACTTCGATTGTGATTATGATTTTGAGCGCGGGTTACGATTCAAGAAAAAAGCTGACATACCTCATACTTACAATCACTAACACCCAATGCCAACCCAAGCCCTTATCCCCATCACGACCGTTACCTTTCCTGAAATTGCGTTGCGTACCCGCGATGCGCATAAGCTGCGGGGATACTTTGGCGAGTTGTTTAAAGAACATTCGCCTTTGCTGCACAACCATCTGGAAGCCGATATGCCCACCGATGCCGACGGCGCGGTGACCGTAAAGTTCCGGTATGCTTACCCGCTGGTGCAATACAAAGTGTTGGATCAGGTGCCTACGCTGGTGGGGCTGGGGGAGGGGGCAACCCTGCTTACTCAACTGTTTCTGCAAATGCGGGAAGTCCAGATCGAAAGCCAGACATTCCCCGTACTGAGCAAGCACATCCGCCACGAACGAGTGCCCCTTGGCCTTGCCAATGACCTGATCGAGTATCGGTTCGAGACGCTGTGGATGGCACTCAACCAGGAAAACTACCGCGATTACCGACGCTATGCTGAGGTCGAGCAACAGGCGCAATTAAAGCGGGTGCTGACCAGCCAGATCTTGGCTCTGTTTCGCGAATTCGATCTGTGGCTTGAACCCCACGAGCGCATTATGGTGCGGCTGGATGTACAGGAGCGAACTACCCAGTTTAAAAACCAGACGATGATGGCCTTTACAGGCAGCTTCCTGACCAACGTTATCCTGCCTGATGGCATTGGTCTGGGCAAAGCCGTATCGCGGGGGTTCGGAACGCTTACGCGAATGAATAATGGACAATGGATACTATAAAGTGAATAATGGGTGCTGTCAGTAGTGTGTTCTACCCGAGTTCATTATCCATTGTGCATTATTCATTTTACATTACTCTATGCAACTCCACATCAGCACGTACGGAACGTACCTGCACGTTAAAGATGCCATGTTCGACGTTCGGCGGAAGGGCGAAGATGGGAAGGTCATCAGCGCGACCTATTCGGCCGAGAAGGTGACGCATATTCTGCTGGCAACGGGCACATCGCTCAGTACCGATGCCGTGCGGCTGGCCATGCGGCACAATGTCGACATCGTGTTTATCGAGCAACAGGGCGACCCCATTGGGCGGGTATGGCACGCCAAACTGGGCAGCACCACCAAAATCAGAAAGCGACAGCTGGAGGCCAGTCTGGGGCCGGATGGGCTGCGGTGGGTGCGGGCCTGGCTGCTGGCCAAACTCGACAATCAGATGGGCTTTATCCGAAGTCTGAAAAAACACCGCCCCCAGCATGCCGGCTATCTGGATGATAAACTAGTTCGGATAGAAGCTATGGCTTTGTCGATCAGCACACTCGCGTCGGTTGGTGAGCAAACTCCAGCGACTACCTGCGTAGCCGATGTGGCCGATACCCTGCGCGGACTGGAGGGTACGGCGGGTCGGTTGTATTTCGAGACGCTGAGCTATGTATTGCCCAAAGAATATCAGTTTAGCGGGCGCAGTAGTCGGCCAGCGCAGGATGCCTTCAACGCCTTTCTGAATTATGGCTACGGCATGTTGTACGGAAAAGTGGAAAAAACGCTGATGATGGCTGGCCTCGACCCGTATGTGGGGTTTCTGCATCGCGACGATTACAACCAGCTGAGCATGGTGTATGACTTCATTGAGCCGTATCGGGGCTGGACCGATGAAGTGGTGTTTCGGCTCTTTACGGCCAAAAAAGTCAATAAAGCGCACATAGGTGAGGTGTCGGGGTCGCGAACGGGGGTTTCGCTCAATGCCGATGGCAAGGCATTGCTGGTGAATGCGTTCAACGAGTGCATGGATAATGACCCCATTCGGTATCGAGGCCGCAACCTCGTCCGAAGCCATTGCATGCAACTCGACGCGCATCAGTTTGCGAATGAACTCATCGGAAAAACGGGTGGTCTGCCCGACCTCGTCAAGCTATGATTATTTGGGTACTCTACGATATTGTTAAGGACAAGTCGCGCACGAAAGCGGCCAAACGGTGTCAGCAAGCGGGTTTATACCGGGTGCAGTTCTCGTGTTTTCTGGGGACGCTCACGCAGAACCAGAAAGACACCCTGCAACTGCAACTGGAAGAGCTGATCGACGAAGAAACCGACAAGGTGTATATTTTTCCGATGAGCCGGGGCGAGTTACAGCAAACGGCACTGTTGGGACAAGCGTTCGATAAGAAATTAGTGACCGACGAAATCAGAGCGTTATTCTTTTAGCCATGACCCTCACCCCATCGCACATTATCGAGTATTTATTCTGTCCGCGTTTTACGTATTTCGAGTACGTACTGGCGATTCCGCAGTATGAAGAGAAGAATTACAAGGTTATGCGGGGGCGGAACCTGCACGACGAGCGATTAGAGCGCAACAAGGACTACCTCCGCAAGCGGCTGGGGCGACCCGGTGCGCCGGTCACAGAAAAACACGCCGACCAGTATCTGACGAATGAGTTGATTCGTGGGGTGGTGGATGAGGTGTTGGGTTTCGGTGATGGAACGATGGCTCCGCTGGATTATAAGTTTGCCGAGTTTAAAGACAAGGTATATGATACCTACCGAACACAGTTGTACTGTTATGCCTGGCTCATTGAAGCGAACTTCGGTCGGCCGGTTGACCGTGGTTTTCTCGTCTACACTCGTAGCAACAATCGTGTGATAGAGGTACCGATTGCCGAAACCGATAAAGTGGCGGTAAAGCGAGCGGCTGAGGCTATTTTCACGATTATTGAGCGTAATTTTTATCCGAAGGCTACTAAAGCGAAGGCACGTTGTGTAACTTGCACGTACCGCAATATTTGCATCAAATAAGTCTGTTCCGGGCGGCAATGTATTTTGATAATGTTGGAAATGGTACCTAGTGAATTGATTACCAATAGCTTGTCTTTTCGGAAAAACAGTAAAAGTTGCCAGTTTCTTATGTACTTTGACCTGCTAAATCACAAAAAAGAGAGTTTTCGAAAGGGACTTAATGGCTTGTTTATGAGCGGATTGTATAGCCAGACGGATTCCCGAGGCTGATCCATTAGAAGAAGGATTGAAACCGGGTTGGCGGTGCCGCTGGCAGCGGGGCGTTGCCGCATTCCCGAGGCTGATCCATTAGAAGAAGGATTGAAACAGGAAAAGACATTATTAGCCGCTAGATATGCTTCCAATTCCCGAGGCTGATCCATTAGAAGAAGGATTGAAACCGATGTACCATCCAAGCTACTGCCCGGATGAGCATTATTCCCGAGGCTGATCCATTAGAAGAAGGATTGAAACGCCGGTCGATTTTCCGCTGATTAGCTTCTGCCTTCAATTCCCGAGGCTGATCCATTAGAAGAAGGATTGAAACTCGCCCATTGCATTGTGTGTTGGCTTAACGTCTTTCTCGAATTCCCGAGGCTGATCCATTAGAAGAAGGATTGAAACGATTATAGTTATCTCCAGCTTCGTCAGGCATTGCCAATTCCCGAGGCTGATCCATTAGAAGAAGGATTGAAACATCTATTGACAATCAGGATATTATTGCCTATTCTAGATTCCCGAGGCTGATCCATTAGAAGAAGGATTGAAACATCTATTGACAATCAGGATATTATTGCCTATTCTAATTCCCGAGGCTGATCCATTAGAAGAAGGATTGAAACACGGATGGGCTACCCGCTTCGTTAAACTACCCGGTTATTCCCGAGGCTGATCCATTAGAAGAAGGATTGAAACCACAAAGCGAATGGATTAAACTATTTTAATGTGTGCAATTCCCGAGGCTGATCCATTAGAAGAAGGATTGAAACGGCATCAGATTACTGGTTGCGTGGGTTAGAAAACCTATTCCCGAGGCTGATCCATTAGAAGAAGGATTGAAACGCTTCCACAAAGTCCATGCACTGACGCCGTGTTTCAAATTCCCGAGGCTGATCCATTAGAAGAAGGATTGAAACAGTCCGGACAGATGAGCAGCCCGGACTCATTGCGACATTCCCGAGGCTGATCCATTAGAAGAAGGATTGAAACCAGTTCCCAGCGCTTCATCCGGCGGATTTGTCGCCAATTCCCGAGGCTGATCCATTAGAAGAAGGATTGAAACATCAATTCGTGTTAAAATGGCGGCGCGGTAGGTACCTATTCCCGAGGCTGATCCATTAGAAGAAGGATTGAAACACTAAAGTCTCCGCCTAGAAGGCGGGGGATTTTCTCCCATTCCCGAGGCTGATCCATTAGAAGAAGGATTGAAACGATGATTTTTTCTGGTGACAGCTGAGGCAAAGCGCCTATTCCCGAGGCTGATCCATTAGAAGAAGGATTGAAACGTCATTGAAGGTGAGATTTGGGGAGATGTTCAAAAATTCCCGAGGCTGATCCATTAGAAGAAGGATTGAAACTCAAATTCGTGGTACTCGTCAATAACTGCGAAGCTGATTCCCGAGGCTGATCCATTAGAAGAAGGATTGAAACTTGGCAAGGACCATGAAGTGCGGGCCGCATGGCCTGATTCCCGAGGCTGATCCATTAGAAGAAGGATTGAAACTCACCAAGGTATATTTCACAGTCTAGTATTGACGCAATTCCCGAGGCTGATCCATTAGAAGAAGGATTGAAACTCCTTCGTAATGCGAATATTCTCGTTGTTATCGCTGATTCCCGAGGCTGATCCATTAGAAGAAGGATTGAAACTCACTTTCCACCTCATCTGTACTGTCTTCCTTCCATTTATTCCCGAGGCTGATCCATTAGAAGAAGGATTGAAACTCACTTCGCCGCTCACCATCGACAAGTGAAGACGTAATTCCCGAGGCTGATCCATTAGAAGAAGGATTGAAACCGTCAGGACATCATTTGGTCGAAGCCAAATCCCATGCCGGAATTCCCGAGGCTGATCCATTAGAAGAAGGATTGAAACTTGTATGGCAAAACGAAATACAAAACAGAAAAGCGCATTCCCGAGGCTGATCCATTAGAAGAAGGATTGAAACTTCAGAATGCTGTCAACTACGCTAAATACCGGGCCAGTATTCCCGAGGCTGATCCATTAGAAGAAGGATTGAAATCGGGTTCTATTGTGTTTCCATCTATCCCATCTGAGGATTCCCGAGGCTGATCCATTAGAAGAAGGATTGAAACCCTCAAACGGTTGGCGCGTCGGCGGGAAAACAGCCAATTCCCGAGGCTGATCCATTAGAAGAAGGATTGAAACCCTACACGAAAGAGAAAAACGAGAACGCATGAAAATTATTCCCGAGGCTGATCCATTAGAAGAAGGATTGAAACCCGGAATCAGTTCATTATACGTGCCCGTCACCCATCATTCCCGAGGCTGATCCATTAGAAGAAGGATTGAAACATGCGTTTCGTAGTCTGGTCAGTAAAGCCTCGTCGGATTCCCGAGGCTGATCCACTAGAAGAAGGATTGAAACCAAAGGCAATTTCAATGGCGGTGGTATCGCTGAAATATTCCCGAGGCTGATCCACTAGAAGAAGGATTGAAACGCCTGATCGGGCGTTGGAGCGGTGCGTTTGAGCGAGATTCCCGAGGCTGATCCATTAGAAGAAGGATTGAAACATACCCTCGTGACTGGCATCAATGGTAGTGCAACCAACATTCCCGAGGCTGATCCATTAGAAGAAGGATTGAAACATGCAGCTATGGACAAAAAAGGGGGGATGCTCGAAACAATTCCCGAGGCTGATCCATTAGAAGAAGGATTGAAACTGGCGATTCGGCCAAAAACTCCAAGTCCAACCCGAAACATTCCCGAGGCTGATCCATTAGAAGAAGGATTGAAACCCCATCTCTCCTAATGTTTTCTCACCCAGCTTGGTGAATTCCCGAGGCTGATCCATTAGAAGAAGGATTGAAACTAGTCTCGTGCGACAGGCGAATTGTGAATAATGTTAATCTGTATTCCCGAGGCTGATCCATTAGAAGAAGGATTGAAACTTAGCCGGGGTAACTCCTTGCGTAGCTAGGTAGTCAAATTCCCGAGGCTGATCCATTAGAAGAAGGATTGAAACGCTTAACGGGGCCTTGTTGATGGTCTTAAAGCGGTCAATAAATTCCCGAGGTTGATCCATTAGAAGAAGGATTGAAACAACTCTGCATGATCGGCCCTACAGCATTCCCGAGGCTGATCCACTGGAAGAAGGATTGAATTGGAAGAGACCTGATCGCAAAACTGACAAAGAAGGATTGCGGTTTGTTCACAATAGGAAGAATAAACGAAAATTGTCAGCGCGTTTCGGCGGTTTAGAACCGCTGCGCTTAACTTGCTCTACACAACACCCCTCGTTTATTCGGGGATACGTTAATCTTTCTGCTAGGTTTGTTATCTAATTGCTAAACGTATCTAAAATCACAATGAAATCATTCATAAGCTGGTTTTGTACCGCCACCCTGATTTTACAAAGCACGCTGGCTATTAGGGCGCAGAGCCCAAAAGGGTACAGTCTGGGCGATGTCGTAGCCGACTTTCGGCTCAGGAATGTGGATAGCCGCCAGATTACCCTGGCCGATTATAAGGACCAGCGGGGCGTAATTGTTGTTTTTATGAGCAACCACTGCCCGTTTGCGAAAGCGTACGAAGACCGCCTGATTAGCCTTGATCGGAAATTTGCGACGCAGGGCTATCCGGTGCTCGCGGTCATGCCCAACGACCCCAAAGCTTATGACGACGACTCCTTCCAGAACATGCAGTCTCGTTCGCGCGAAAAAAACTACCCCTTTGCCTATGCAATGGACGAAACGCAAGTAACTGCCAAAGCCTTTGGCGCTACCCGAACCCCCGAAGTGTTCGTGCTGAAACAAACGGGAGGACAGTTCATCGTTGAGTACGTAGGAACCATTGACGATAGTCCACAGGACGGAAGCAGCGTGCAGCGTCGGTACATCGACGAAGCCGTTAGTAGTTTACTCGCTGGCAAGCCGGTACAGTCGCCCATTACCAAACCCATTGGCTGTGCCATCAAGTGGAAAAATTAACGCGAAGGGGCGATAGACGAATTGCCGGCTTTTACCCGGTCGGGATGCTCGGCACAACACAAACCGGATTTCTGGCATACCATTTGCCAACCAGTTTGTAAGAATCAACTTACTCAATACGATTATGATTAAACATCCATTAACACTGACACGCATTAAACAGACCGCCGGTACCCTTATGCTGGTAGCTTCACTGGCTTTAGTACAAGCCTGTGGTTCCGACAACAAGAATGAGTCCCGGACCGAAGATGCCCTCGAAAAAACAGGCGACGCTATCTCTGCCGATACAAAAGACGCAACGGCTGAAGCCCGGGAGGATCTGAAAGAAACCGGTGATAAAGCCGAAGCCAAGTCCGACGAAGCAGCTGCCGATTTTCGGCGCGAACGGGACGAAGCAGTGGCTAAAATGAACGTGCAGAAGGATAAACTGGATGCTAAAATTGACGAGCTGAAGGCCAAAGCCGACAAACAAAGCGATAAAGCAAAGGCTGAAACGGATCGGCAGCGCGAAAAGCTGGAAGAACAGCGGAAAGAACTGGGCGAAGATATCGACCACGCCAAGAACGCAACAGCTGATGCCTGGCAGGATGTTAAATCAGGTTTTAAACAGGCCGGTCGCGAAATAGGCGATGCCTTTGATAAAGCTGGCGATAAGCTGAAGCGGGACAACGACTAGGTAACGCGTTTTTGTTTCGGAAATTGATAAGGTGCTGGCTTTCATTGAAAAG is a window of Spirosoma linguale DSM 74 DNA encoding:
- a CDS encoding CRISPR-associated protein Cas4 (TIGRFAM: CRISPR-associated protein Cas4~PFAM: CRISPR-associated protein Cas4~KEGG: dat:HRM2_05530 putative CRISPR-associated protein Cas4), giving the protein MTLTPSHIIEYLFCPRFTYFEYVLAIPQYEEKNYKVMRGRNLHDERLERNKDYLRKRLGRPGAPVTEKHADQYLTNELIRGVVDEVLGFGDGTMAPLDYKFAEFKDKVYDTYRTQLYCYAWLIEANFGRPVDRGFLVYTRSNNRVIEVPIAETDKVAVKRAAEAIFTIIERNFYPKATKAKARCVTCTYRNICIK
- a CDS encoding CRISPR-associated protein Cas2 (TIGRFAM: CRISPR-associated protein Cas2~PFAM: protein of unknown function DUF196~KEGG: dat:HRM2_05460 hypothetical protein), which codes for MIIWVLYDIVKDKSRTKAAKRCQQAGLYRVQFSCFLGTLTQNQKDTLQLQLEELIDEETDKVYIFPMSRGELQQTALLGQAFDKKLVTDEIRALFF
- a CDS encoding alkyl hydroperoxide reductase/ Thiol specific antioxidant/ Mal allergen (PFAM: alkyl hydroperoxide reductase/ Thiol specific antioxidant/ Mal allergen; Redoxin domain protein~KEGG: bba:Bd2764 hypothetical protein) translates to MKSFISWFCTATLILQSTLAIRAQSPKGYSLGDVVADFRLRNVDSRQITLADYKDQRGVIVVFMSNHCPFAKAYEDRLISLDRKFATQGYPVLAVMPNDPKAYDDDSFQNMQSRSREKNYPFAYAMDETQVTAKAFGATRTPEVFVLKQTGGQFIVEYVGTIDDSPQDGSSVQRRYIDEAVSSLLAGKPVQSPITKPIGCAIKWKN
- a CDS encoding hypothetical protein (KEGG: myosin heavy chain) yields the protein MIKHPLTLTRIKQTAGTLMLVASLALVQACGSDNKNESRTEDALEKTGDAISADTKDATAEAREDLKETGDKAEAKSDEAAADFRRERDEAVAKMNVQKDKLDAKIDELKAKADKQSDKAKAETDRQREKLEEQRKELGEDIDHAKNATADAWQDVKSGFKQAGREIGDAFDKAGDKLKRDND